The Desulfomonile tiedjei genome includes a region encoding these proteins:
- a CDS encoding dual specificity protein phosphatase family protein, whose protein sequence is MIHKIRSCFIYKLCDRVWAGGYPDVAAIQRLTAEGVKSYINLTRRDEQWVYGIKSYESLLPAGANQLRFPLWTYWLPRVTRLLEIAQAVQGNAPSYVHCRQGLDRTGMIAALVLLSRGMTLDDTLSYLRNARGTDSPRIPYHLKYLRKHASDVINSFGPGRLP, encoded by the coding sequence ATGATACACAAAATTCGTTCATGCTTCATTTACAAATTGTGCGACCGCGTCTGGGCTGGAGGATATCCCGATGTTGCGGCTATTCAGCGGCTGACAGCGGAAGGCGTCAAATCTTACATAAACCTGACCAGACGCGACGAACAGTGGGTGTATGGCATCAAGAGCTACGAAAGCTTACTTCCTGCCGGCGCAAACCAACTGCGGTTCCCGTTGTGGACCTACTGGTTGCCTCGAGTGACGAGACTCCTGGAAATTGCGCAGGCCGTGCAGGGCAATGCGCCGAGCTATGTCCATTGCAGGCAAGGCCTCGATAGGACGGGAATGATAGCGGCTTTGGTACTCCTTAGTAGAGGAATGACATTAGATGACACGCTCTCATACTTGAGGAACGCCCGGGGCACGGATTCGCCGCGAATACCTTATCACCTTAAATATCTAAGAAAACATGCTTCGGATGTGATCAACTCATTTGGGCCTGGAAGATTGCCCTGA